Proteins encoded in a region of the Bradyrhizobium sp. CB3481 genome:
- a CDS encoding DUF1330 domain-containing protein, protein MVVLSGIALGAIGGEAVHGQVRPPAYLIGQIEVTDPEGYAREYLPKAREIIKAHGGRLVAAAGAAAGSPIVAVDGNPPKRVVIYAYPSMDALQAWRNDPAYVQVRAVGEKYARYHTFAVEGAASP, encoded by the coding sequence ATGGTCGTGTTGAGCGGTATCGCATTAGGTGCAATCGGCGGCGAAGCGGTTCATGGCCAAGTCAGGCCGCCAGCCTATCTGATCGGGCAAATCGAAGTTACCGATCCTGAAGGCTATGCGAGGGAATATCTGCCCAAGGCAAGGGAGATCATCAAGGCGCACGGAGGACGGCTGGTCGCAGCTGCCGGCGCAGCCGCTGGTTCGCCAATAGTTGCCGTGGACGGAAATCCACCAAAGCGTGTTGTCATCTATGCTTATCCGAGCATGGACGCGCTACAGGCTTGGCGCAATGACCCAGCTTACGTGCAAGTGCGGGCTGTCGGCGAAAAGTATGCCAGGTATCATACGTTCGCGGTCGAGGGCGCAGCCTCGCCGTAG
- a CDS encoding LysR family transcriptional regulator, with amino-acid sequence MNLRQALTFVTVAELGAVSKAALRLRIAQPALSRQIIDLEEELGLRLFDRVGRRLLLTGEGAQMIAGCRLLLNTANSVKEQAQLLRHGDTGVLKVAGSPQHIESVLSQFLHRYAGRFPNVEVKITEGTGSEILKLLERGEIHLGQNLLHAVKLNEQHFASLPLGAVELLAVCHPKTSLGSRSTIEVAELADFPLLLMDSGFGFRRAFDAASRMAGLHPKTIFESRNPHTLLALAEAGHGVAIVPSQLQCHRYRLRVVGLTYRRRALREPLTISWDKRRPLPRFATGYCEMLAAYMREVFPITRPTQPSPRRAHLRQTRSSRDR; translated from the coding sequence ATGAACCTTCGCCAGGCGCTGACATTCGTGACCGTGGCCGAACTGGGTGCAGTTTCAAAGGCAGCACTACGCCTGCGCATTGCGCAGCCTGCACTGTCCAGACAAATCATCGATCTGGAGGAGGAGCTCGGCCTTCGGCTCTTTGATCGGGTAGGTCGCCGATTGCTCTTGACTGGCGAGGGCGCGCAAATGATCGCCGGCTGTCGCCTCCTGCTCAACACTGCCAATTCCGTCAAGGAGCAGGCTCAGCTGCTCCGACATGGAGATACCGGCGTCTTGAAGGTCGCCGGTTCGCCACAGCACATCGAAAGCGTCTTGTCGCAGTTCCTGCACCGGTATGCGGGGCGTTTTCCAAATGTAGAGGTGAAGATTACCGAAGGGACCGGCAGTGAGATTTTGAAGCTGCTCGAACGCGGAGAGATTCATCTTGGACAAAACCTGCTACACGCCGTCAAGCTGAACGAACAGCATTTTGCCAGCCTTCCCCTCGGGGCCGTCGAACTTCTGGCAGTTTGTCACCCAAAGACATCGCTGGGCTCTCGCTCGACCATCGAGGTCGCTGAGCTTGCAGATTTTCCGCTGTTACTGATGGATAGCGGGTTCGGATTCCGACGTGCATTCGATGCAGCGAGCCGGATGGCAGGGTTGCATCCCAAGACCATATTCGAGAGCCGCAACCCGCATACCTTGCTCGCGCTTGCAGAGGCTGGACATGGAGTTGCGATCGTGCCGTCCCAACTGCAGTGCCATCGTTACAGGTTGAGAGTTGTCGGACTTACGTATCGGCGCCGCGCCTTGCGAGAGCCACTAACCATTTCGTGGGACAAACGCCGGCCGTTACCTCGTTTCGCCACTGGATATTGCGAGATGCTCGCAGCGTATATGCGCGAGGTCTTTCCCATTACTAGACCAACTCAGCCAAGTCCCAGGCGGGCGCACCTTAGGCAAACGCGTTCTTCACGCGATCGATAG
- a CDS encoding enoyl-CoA hydratase, translating into MATFEYIIVESKGAVGIITLNRPKMLNALSFGVFREIAAAVDDLEADDNIGCILLTGSEKAFAAGADIKEMQPKGFIDMFSSDFTAIGGDRVATCRKPTIAAVSGYALGGGCELAMMCDIIIASDTAKFGQPEITLGTIPGIGGTQRLTRAIGKSKAMDLCLTGRMMDAAEAERSGLVSRVVPADKLMEEALSAAEKIASMSRPAAAMAKEAINRAFETPLSEGMNVERNLFHSTFALEDRAEGMAAFIEKRKPVNKNR; encoded by the coding sequence ATGGCGACGTTCGAATACATCATTGTCGAGAGCAAGGGCGCGGTCGGCATCATCACGCTGAACCGGCCAAAGATGCTCAATGCGCTGTCGTTCGGCGTGTTTCGCGAGATCGCGGCGGCCGTCGACGACCTCGAGGCCGACGACAACATCGGCTGCATCCTGCTGACCGGCAGCGAAAAGGCGTTCGCCGCCGGCGCCGACATCAAGGAGATGCAGCCGAAGGGCTTCATCGACATGTTCTCCAGCGATTTCACCGCGATCGGCGGCGACCGCGTCGCCACCTGTCGCAAGCCGACGATTGCCGCGGTCAGCGGCTATGCGCTCGGCGGCGGCTGTGAGCTCGCCATGATGTGCGACATCATCATCGCGTCCGACACTGCCAAGTTCGGCCAGCCCGAAATCACGCTCGGCACCATCCCCGGCATCGGCGGCACCCAGCGCCTGACGCGCGCGATCGGCAAATCCAAGGCGATGGATCTCTGCCTCACCGGGCGCATGATGGACGCCGCGGAAGCCGAGCGCTCCGGCCTCGTCAGCCGCGTCGTGCCGGCCGACAAATTGATGGAAGAAGCGCTGTCAGCGGCGGAAAAGATCGCGTCAATGTCGCGCCCCGCCGCCGCAATGGCCAAGGAAGCCATCAACCGCGCGTTCGAAACGCCGCTCTCCGAAGGCATGAACGTCGAGCGCAATTTGTTCCACTCGACCTTCGCGCTGGAAGATCGTGCCGAGGGCATGGCGGCGTTCATCGAGAAGCGCAAGCCGGTGAACAAGAACAGGTAG
- a CDS encoding sigma-70 family RNA polymerase sigma factor, with amino-acid sequence MRERDDEWTGLMRSAIAGDSAAYHRLLKAVTPVLRAAARRGLARAGQPVDQSEDIVQDILLAVHLKRHTWDVSAPFAPWLFAIARNKLIDALRRRGRRIFVDIDDFAETLPGEAPAETASASEVAAQLNTLPARQREVLQSIAVDAASIKDTAAKFSMSEGAVRVALHRGLASLTAKLREH; translated from the coding sequence GTGCGCGAGCGGGATGACGAGTGGACCGGCCTGATGCGGTCGGCCATCGCAGGCGATAGTGCGGCGTATCATCGCCTGCTCAAGGCCGTCACGCCGGTGCTCCGGGCCGCGGCGCGCCGCGGCTTGGCGCGCGCAGGGCAACCGGTCGATCAATCCGAGGACATCGTGCAGGACATTTTGCTGGCGGTCCATCTAAAGCGGCATACCTGGGATGTCAGCGCCCCATTTGCCCCATGGCTGTTCGCCATCGCCCGCAACAAGCTGATCGATGCGCTGCGCCGCCGCGGCCGGCGCATTTTCGTCGATATCGACGATTTCGCCGAGACGCTGCCGGGCGAGGCCCCGGCGGAGACCGCCTCGGCGAGCGAGGTCGCCGCCCAGCTCAACACCTTGCCGGCGCGGCAGCGCGAGGTGCTGCAGTCGATCGCCGTCGACGCCGCCTCGATCAAGGATACGGCGGCGAAATTTTCGATGAGCGAGGGCGCGGTGCGAGTGGCACTGCACCGGGGGCTGGCCAGCCTGACGGCAAAGCTACGGGAACACTGA
- a CDS encoding DUF1109 domain-containing protein — protein sequence MDTDQLIRTLAADNANRARPVGFALMLALLAAAPVSLLMFFTELGIRPDVMVAMHNPFFDLKFAVTLALAIAAIAVSLHLSRPEASLRGFGWLLLAPVGILAAAIGGEMMMPQRMPMMTRLVGKNSSVCLVAIPLLSLPLLAGSLIGLRHGAPSRPALAGALAGLLSAGLAATLYASHCTDDSPLFVATWYTIATALVTAIGALVGAKWLKY from the coding sequence ATGGATACCGATCAGCTCATTCGAACGCTGGCCGCCGACAACGCCAACCGCGCGCGCCCCGTCGGCTTCGCGCTGATGCTGGCGCTGCTCGCCGCCGCGCCGGTCTCGCTCTTGATGTTCTTTACCGAACTTGGCATCCGGCCCGACGTGATGGTGGCGATGCACAACCCGTTCTTCGACCTGAAATTCGCGGTGACGCTGGCGCTGGCGATCGCGGCGATTGCCGTCAGCCTGCATCTGTCGCGGCCCGAGGCCTCGCTGCGCGGATTTGGCTGGCTGCTGCTTGCTCCGGTCGGGATTTTGGCCGCCGCGATCGGCGGCGAGATGATGATGCCGCAGCGGATGCCGATGATGACCCGCCTGGTCGGCAAGAACTCGTCGGTCTGCCTGGTAGCGATCCCGCTGCTGTCGCTGCCCCTGCTGGCCGGTAGCCTGATCGGGCTGCGCCACGGGGCGCCGTCGCGGCCGGCCCTTGCCGGCGCGCTCGCCGGCCTGTTGTCGGCGGGACTGGCGGCAACGCTCTACGCCTCGCACTGCACCGACGATTCACCGCTGTTCGTCGCCACCTGGTACACGATCGCAACCGCGCTTGTGACCGCGATCGGCGCCCTCGTCGGCGCGAAATGGCTGAAATATTGA
- a CDS encoding DUF2336 domain-containing protein gives MISKAATISSPGSLLDELQSTLAHGTVARRVETLRRVTDLFINGAVDYSDEQVGLFDDVFQCLIDHIEASAKMLLANRLAPIDTAPPLTIRALAFDDIIEVAGPVLSRSARLDDKTLIENARCKSQAHLMAISTRRTLSGAVTDVLVQRGNDEVVQSTVSNPGAEFTERGFTRLVDRAEGNDNLAASVGMRPSVPRHLYLKLLAKASDTVRQRLEAANPQQAAEVPTVIKEATRRARSATSTITQDTEIAHALVKSLHADGRLDESQVAKFVEAGKFDEANASIAALANLPVAIAENMMLESRAEGVMILAKVAGLSWPTVRTLIKMRDEVSGAEPSDLNACKDTYERLRPSTAQQVLRFHRMQQNVPVA, from the coding sequence ATGATTTCGAAAGCCGCTACTATCTCCTCTCCCGGAAGTCTGCTCGATGAGCTGCAGTCCACGCTCGCGCACGGCACCGTCGCACGCCGCGTAGAAACCCTCCGGCGGGTCACCGATCTCTTCATCAACGGCGCAGTCGATTATTCGGACGAGCAGGTCGGACTGTTCGACGACGTCTTCCAGTGCCTGATCGATCACATCGAAGCATCGGCCAAGATGCTGCTGGCCAACCGCCTCGCCCCGATCGACACCGCGCCGCCGCTCACCATCCGCGCGCTGGCCTTCGACGACATCATCGAGGTGGCGGGTCCCGTGCTGTCGCGATCGGCGCGGCTCGACGATAAGACGCTGATCGAGAACGCACGCTGCAAGAGCCAGGCGCATCTGATGGCGATTTCCACCCGCAGGACCCTGAGCGGCGCGGTCACCGACGTGCTGGTCCAGCGCGGCAATGATGAAGTGGTGCAGTCGACCGTGAGCAATCCCGGCGCTGAGTTCACGGAGCGCGGCTTTACCCGCCTCGTCGACCGCGCCGAGGGCAACGACAATCTCGCGGCCTCCGTCGGCATGCGGCCGTCGGTGCCGCGGCATCTCTACCTGAAACTGCTCGCCAAGGCCTCCGACACGGTGCGGCAGCGGCTGGAAGCCGCCAACCCGCAGCAGGCGGCCGAGGTGCCGACCGTGATCAAGGAAGCGACGCGGCGCGCGCGCTCGGCGACCTCGACGATCACGCAAGACACCGAGATCGCGCATGCGCTGGTCAAGTCGCTGCATGCGGATGGCCGGCTCGACGAATCCCAGGTGGCGAAGTTTGTCGAGGCCGGGAAATTCGACGAGGCCAACGCCTCGATCGCGGCGCTTGCCAATCTGCCGGTCGCGATCGCCGAGAACATGATGCTGGAAAGCCGGGCCGAAGGCGTGATGATCCTGGCGAAGGTGGCGGGGCTGTCGTGGCCGACGGTCCGGACCCTCATCAAGATGCGCGACGAAGTGTCCGGCGCCGAGCCGAGCGACCTGAACGCCTGCAAGGATACCTATGAGCGGCTGCGGCCCTCGACGGCCCAGCAGGTGCTGCGCTTCCACCGCATGCAGCAGAACGTGCCGGTGGCATGA
- a CDS encoding GGDEF domain-containing protein — MSSAASVLQGQGSHNATAHAARKPPEVLRRRAGQRRHMLAVQVVSYALISSVLLVYCYAGTIPLIIPSAYFLSGIGLVSVFIVLSEAHFNDRFEDHYLTIFQVGGHVALQLCFLLAAPQIGFVFLSVVFLIFGFGALRMTSRQAITSWTLTMIGLAPIFLFSSTPIGLPITTQTERLAAMLSFVLTIGQCAFVGLYGSTMRKMLYDRSFELKAAYKRIEELAELDELTGASNRRSIMRTLEEEIARSTRNGSPCSIALIDLDYFKRINDAYGHPTGDEVLRTFSITTFANIRSVDRFGRYGGEEFLLVLPGMDTARAAQALDRLRTIIADLDWSAFSPGMRVTISAGVATLNPSETSDTFLARADSALYAAKAQGRNRITSA; from the coding sequence ATGAGCAGCGCGGCTTCAGTGCTTCAGGGGCAAGGCTCCCACAATGCGACCGCGCATGCCGCCCGCAAGCCGCCGGAAGTATTGCGACGGCGGGCCGGCCAGCGCCGCCACATGCTGGCTGTCCAGGTCGTCAGCTACGCGCTGATCTCGTCGGTCCTGCTGGTCTATTGCTACGCCGGCACCATCCCCCTGATCATTCCGTCGGCCTACTTCCTGTCCGGCATCGGTCTGGTTTCGGTCTTCATCGTGCTGTCGGAAGCCCACTTCAACGACCGCTTCGAGGATCACTATCTCACGATCTTCCAGGTCGGCGGCCACGTCGCGCTGCAGCTCTGTTTTCTGCTGGCAGCCCCGCAAATCGGATTTGTCTTTCTCAGCGTCGTATTCCTGATCTTCGGGTTCGGTGCGCTGCGCATGACGTCCCGGCAGGCGATCACCTCCTGGACGCTGACCATGATCGGCCTGGCGCCGATCTTCCTGTTCAGCAGCACCCCGATCGGCCTGCCGATCACCACCCAGACCGAACGGCTCGCGGCGATGCTTTCCTTCGTGCTGACGATCGGGCAATGCGCCTTCGTCGGGCTGTATGGCTCGACCATGCGCAAGATGCTCTACGACCGCAGCTTTGAGCTGAAAGCCGCCTACAAGCGGATCGAGGAGCTCGCCGAGCTCGACGAGCTGACCGGCGCGTCCAACCGCCGCAGCATCATGCGCACGCTGGAAGAGGAGATCGCACGGTCGACCCGCAACGGTTCGCCCTGCTCCATCGCGCTGATCGATCTGGATTACTTCAAGCGCATCAACGACGCCTACGGCCACCCGACCGGCGACGAGGTGCTGCGCACCTTTTCAATCACCACCTTCGCCAATATCCGCAGCGTCGACCGTTTCGGCCGCTATGGCGGCGAGGAATTTTTGCTGGTGCTTCCCGGCATGGACACCGCGCGCGCGGCCCAAGCGCTGGACCGCCTGCGCACCATCATTGCCGATCTGGACTGGAGCGCATTTTCGCCCGGCATGAGGGTGACGATTTCCGCCGGCGTCGCAACGCTCAATCCGAGCGAAACGTCAGACACATTCCTCGCGCGCGCCGACAGCGCGCTTTATGCAGCCAAGGCACAGGGACGCAACCGCATTACCAGCGCTTGA
- a CDS encoding sigma-70 family RNA polymerase sigma factor, with amino-acid sequence MSAAQAASDEILIARIAQGDRLAMQVLYGRHHVRVFRFGLRLVRDEQVAEDLISEVFLDVWRQAGKFEGRSAVTTWLLAITRFKALSALRRRKDVGLDEEAANAIEDTSDDPEVVVQKKDTGEALRKCLTGLSPEHREIVDLVYYHEKSVEEVAEIVGIPENTVKTRLFYARKKLAELLKAAGIERGWP; translated from the coding sequence TTGAGTGCGGCACAGGCGGCTTCAGACGAAATTCTGATCGCTCGGATCGCTCAAGGCGACCGGCTCGCCATGCAGGTGCTGTACGGAAGGCACCATGTCAGGGTGTTCCGTTTCGGGCTTCGGCTCGTAAGGGATGAACAAGTCGCGGAAGATCTCATTAGCGAGGTTTTTCTCGATGTGTGGCGTCAGGCCGGCAAGTTCGAAGGCCGCTCCGCCGTTACCACCTGGCTGTTGGCGATTACCCGGTTCAAGGCCCTTTCGGCACTAAGGCGCCGCAAGGACGTTGGACTGGACGAAGAGGCCGCGAACGCGATCGAGGATACGTCCGACGATCCGGAAGTGGTGGTGCAGAAGAAAGATACGGGTGAAGCGTTGCGGAAGTGCCTGACCGGCCTTTCGCCTGAGCACCGGGAGATCGTCGATCTCGTCTACTACCACGAGAAGTCCGTGGAAGAGGTGGCCGAAATCGTCGGAATTCCGGAGAACACCGTCAAGACGCGCCTGTTTTATGCGCGCAAGAAATTGGCCGAGTTGCTCAAGGCAGCAGGCATAGAGCGAGGTTGGCCATGA
- a CDS encoding S8 family serine peptidase: MVHDRKSWRLRTLRTVGALSAALLPLLALGASAVHAQSFMRTPNLNVGARVPTINPTVAPRINPAVAARPSVSADRVARTPPTRLGTMSSTMRVRPGAGVQSTLPYARFSPNLYPACQTALRGPDGECFDRPVVSAGGDGGNTAKKGKGSSGKNNAQAAVNLRAVKNELVAEIDGALSSAEADELARRHGLERISSQSFRLLGGTIGLFRIVDNRPVDTVRRELAADGSVRSVQLNFRYFLQDQKKTEGDAAQYAVAQLRLPQAHAVARGMNVTIAVIDSGIDVRHPELANSVADSFDALGSKEGAHTHGTGIAGAIVAHAKLMGSAPEARLIAIRAFGSGAKGAESTSYVILRGLDYAAEHGAQIINMSFAGPKDPLIERGIAATAARGILMVAAAGNAGAKSPPLYPAANSNVVAVSGTDAQQKLFTASNRGNHIAIAAPGADIFLPAPDEKYQITSGTSFSAAYVSGVAALIMERNPALKPADVRAILTNTARDLGAPGRDEQFGAGEADAFAAVTAAAAAPAVPLASATGKPAAEKPPALDPAADNASVSRALNDAPPSMAADKSAANAAK, from the coding sequence ATGGTTCATGATCGCAAGAGTTGGCGGCTAAGGACCCTGCGCACAGTAGGGGCGTTGTCGGCCGCGCTATTACCGCTGCTCGCCCTTGGGGCCTCGGCGGTGCATGCGCAAAGCTTCATGCGCACCCCTAATCTCAACGTTGGCGCTCGGGTACCGACCATCAATCCGACGGTCGCGCCGCGGATCAATCCTGCCGTCGCGGCCCGGCCGAGCGTGAGTGCCGATCGCGTGGCGCGGACGCCGCCGACCCGGCTCGGCACCATGAGTTCGACGATGCGCGTGCGTCCCGGTGCCGGCGTTCAGTCGACGCTGCCTTATGCGCGGTTTTCGCCCAACCTCTATCCGGCCTGCCAGACAGCATTACGCGGTCCCGACGGCGAGTGCTTCGATCGTCCGGTCGTGTCGGCCGGCGGCGACGGCGGCAACACGGCGAAGAAGGGCAAGGGCAGCTCTGGCAAGAACAACGCGCAAGCGGCGGTCAATCTGCGCGCGGTCAAGAACGAGCTCGTTGCCGAGATCGACGGCGCGCTGTCGAGCGCCGAGGCCGACGAACTGGCGCGCCGTCACGGCCTGGAACGCATTTCCTCGCAGAGCTTCCGCCTGCTGGGCGGTACCATCGGCCTGTTCCGCATCGTCGATAACCGTCCCGTGGACACGGTGCGCCGCGAACTCGCGGCCGACGGCAGCGTGCGTTCGGTGCAGCTCAATTTCCGCTACTTCCTGCAGGACCAGAAGAAGACCGAGGGCGACGCCGCGCAATACGCGGTCGCCCAGCTTCGGCTGCCGCAGGCGCATGCGGTCGCGCGCGGCATGAACGTCACCATTGCGGTGATCGATTCCGGCATCGACGTAAGGCACCCTGAACTCGCCAATTCGGTCGCCGACAGTTTCGACGCGCTCGGCAGCAAGGAAGGTGCGCATACCCATGGCACCGGCATTGCGGGCGCGATCGTCGCGCATGCCAAGCTGATGGGCAGTGCGCCGGAGGCGAGGCTGATCGCGATCCGCGCCTTCGGCTCGGGCGCGAAGGGGGCGGAGAGCACCTCCTATGTCATCCTCAGGGGACTGGACTACGCGGCCGAGCACGGCGCGCAGATCATCAATATGAGCTTTGCCGGCCCGAAGGATCCGCTGATCGAGCGCGGGATTGCCGCAACCGCGGCGCGTGGCATCCTGATGGTGGCCGCCGCCGGCAATGCCGGGGCGAAATCGCCGCCGCTCTATCCGGCCGCCAACTCGAACGTCGTCGCGGTGAGCGGCACCGACGCCCAGCAAAAGCTGTTCACGGCATCGAACCGCGGCAACCACATCGCGATCGCGGCGCCCGGCGCTGATATCTTCCTGCCGGCGCCGGATGAAAAATACCAGATCACGTCGGGCACCTCGTTCTCCGCCGCCTACGTCAGCGGCGTGGCCGCACTGATCATGGAGCGCAATCCCGCGCTGAAGCCGGCGGACGTGCGCGCCATTCTGACGAACACCGCGCGTGACCTCGGCGCTCCCGGCCGCGACGAGCAGTTCGGAGCAGGCGAGGCCGACGCCTTTGCGGCCGTTACCGCGGCGGCCGCGGCGCCGGCGGTTCCGCTGGCCTCGGCTACAGGCAAGCCGGCGGCGGAAAAGCCCCCGGCGCTCGATCCGGCCGCAGATAACGCTTCCGTGAGCCGGGCGCTCAACGATGCCCCGCCGTCGATGGCGGCGGACAAATCGGCCGCAAACGCCGCCAAATAG
- a CDS encoding TIGR03809 family protein, translating to MAHPADVARGRNIVARWCNLAEQRLEHLTELFETGRWRRYHTEREFLENIREAKEAVATWRDLLNREAALDNTTIDLAWLGRRRTSPLPLTPLPRDEGYRRPIVELQPQLQSPPIVAAPPPVAAPPPRDISDDVLVALESQLAVANEAPSVPDAHALEETAFPAIDFDAIKQRYPALRNVL from the coding sequence ATGGCACATCCAGCAGACGTGGCGCGCGGCCGCAACATCGTTGCGCGCTGGTGCAACCTCGCCGAGCAACGGTTGGAACATCTCACTGAACTGTTCGAGACCGGACGCTGGCGGCGCTATCACACCGAACGCGAATTTCTCGAAAACATCAGGGAAGCCAAGGAGGCGGTCGCAACCTGGCGCGATTTGTTGAACCGCGAGGCCGCGCTCGACAACACGACGATCGACCTGGCCTGGCTTGGCCGCCGCCGGACCTCGCCATTGCCGCTGACGCCGCTGCCGCGCGATGAGGGCTATCGGCGGCCGATCGTGGAGCTTCAGCCGCAATTGCAGTCGCCACCGATCGTCGCCGCACCACCGCCGGTCGCCGCCCCACCGCCCCGCGACATTTCCGACGATGTTCTGGTTGCGCTGGAGAGCCAGCTTGCCGTGGCGAACGAGGCCCCCTCCGTGCCGGACGCGCACGCGCTCGAGGAAACGGCGTTTCCGGCCATTGATTTCGACGCCATCAAGCAGCGCTATCCGGCGCTGCGCAACGTGCTGTAG
- a CDS encoding TIGR03808 family TAT-translocated repetitive protein, giving the protein MDMNRRHLIGASTVGIAGALAMSPDAARAAPLTSTLGRDVTQFGVRPGSAEDQTAKLQRAIDEAARAQVPLALPPGVYRTGMLRLSNGTQLVGVRGATKLVFTGGASILLSEGAGSVGLTGLTLDGGNIPLPERRGLVHCLGGRDVRITDCEITGSGGNGIWLEQISGDISGNILTKMATTAVVSFDAKGLIVARNTIIDANDNGIEILRTAIGDDGTLVLDNRIEDIKAGPGGSGQYGNAINAFRAGNVIVRGNRIRNCDYSAVRGNSASNIQIVGNSISNVREVALYSEFAFEAAVIANNTVDGAALGVSVCNFNEGGRIAVVQGNIIRNLLPKRPIGTAPDDDAGIGIYVEADTTVTGNVVENAPSFGIIAGWGKYLRDVAITGNVIRKAFVGVGVSVLPGAGTALVNNNMISETPRGAVVGLDHARTITTDLSADGAQRYAQVVVGGNAVRR; this is encoded by the coding sequence ATGGACATGAACCGCCGCCATCTCATTGGAGCATCCACTGTCGGCATTGCCGGCGCGCTGGCGATGTCGCCCGACGCCGCCCGCGCCGCGCCGCTCACCTCCACACTCGGCCGCGACGTCACCCAATTCGGCGTGCGGCCCGGCAGCGCCGAGGACCAGACCGCGAAACTGCAGCGCGCGATCGACGAAGCAGCGCGCGCGCAAGTGCCGCTGGCACTGCCGCCGGGCGTCTATCGCACCGGCATGCTCAGGCTTTCGAACGGTACGCAACTGGTCGGCGTGCGCGGCGCGACCAAGCTCGTATTCACCGGCGGCGCTTCCATTCTGTTGAGCGAAGGCGCCGGCAGCGTCGGCCTGACCGGCCTGACGCTCGACGGGGGCAATATTCCCCTGCCGGAACGGCGCGGTCTCGTGCATTGCCTCGGCGGCCGCGACGTCCGCATCACCGACTGCGAGATCACCGGCAGCGGCGGCAACGGCATCTGGCTCGAGCAAATCTCCGGCGACATCTCCGGCAACATTCTCACCAAAATGGCAACGACCGCGGTCGTGTCGTTCGACGCGAAGGGCCTGATCGTCGCGCGCAACACCATCATCGACGCCAACGACAACGGCATCGAGATCCTGCGCACCGCGATCGGCGACGACGGCACGCTTGTGCTCGATAATCGCATCGAGGACATCAAGGCCGGTCCCGGTGGCTCCGGGCAGTACGGCAACGCCATCAACGCCTTCCGCGCCGGCAACGTGATCGTGCGCGGCAACCGCATCAGGAACTGCGACTATTCGGCGGTGCGCGGCAATTCGGCTTCCAACATCCAGATTGTCGGTAACAGCATCAGCAATGTCCGCGAGGTCGCGCTCTATTCCGAATTCGCCTTCGAGGCCGCCGTCATCGCCAACAACACGGTGGACGGCGCCGCGCTCGGCGTCTCCGTCTGCAATTTCAACGAGGGCGGCCGTATCGCGGTGGTCCAGGGCAATATCATCCGCAACCTCTTGCCGAAGCGGCCGATCGGCACCGCGCCTGACGACGACGCCGGGATCGGCATCTATGTCGAGGCTGATACGACGGTCACCGGCAACGTGGTCGAGAACGCGCCCTCGTTCGGCATCATCGCCGGCTGGGGCAAATATCTCCGCGACGTCGCCATCACCGGAAACGTGATCCGCAAGGCGTTCGTCGGCGTCGGCGTATCGGTGCTGCCGGGCGCTGGCACGGCGCTGGTCAACAACAACATGATTTCGGAAACCCCGCGCGGCGCCGTGGTCGGGCTCGACCACGCCCGCACCATCACGACCGACCTGTCGGCCGACGGCGCGCAGCGCTATGCGCAGGTGGTGGTCGGCGGCAATGCCGTGCGGCGCTAG
- a CDS encoding pyroglutamyl-peptidase I encodes MSDKLRVLVTGFGPFPGAPYNPTQPLVARLMRLRRPAFDDVELSSHIFPVTYNAVDRELPLALRQHRPHALLMFGLASRTPYLRIETRARNTVTMLWPDAAQTRFRKGSIAEGADAQRFGPHAAKLLRAAKATGLDARASRDAGSYLCNYLSWRAIEAVNADSGPRLAAFIHIPPLARSGAVRRKGFPRITLEELVDAGEAMLLEMVRLARQAV; translated from the coding sequence GTGAGCGACAAGCTGCGCGTCCTCGTCACCGGCTTCGGCCCGTTTCCCGGCGCGCCCTACAATCCGACGCAGCCGCTGGTGGCGCGCCTGATGCGGTTGCGCCGTCCCGCCTTCGACGACGTCGAACTATCCAGCCATATCTTTCCCGTGACCTACAACGCAGTCGACCGCGAATTGCCGCTGGCGCTTCGGCAGCACAGGCCGCACGCGCTGTTGATGTTCGGCCTCGCCTCGCGCACGCCCTACCTGCGGATCGAAACCCGCGCCCGCAATACCGTCACCATGCTGTGGCCCGACGCCGCGCAGACGCGCTTCCGGAAAGGATCGATCGCCGAGGGCGCCGATGCGCAAAGGTTCGGTCCGCATGCCGCAAAGCTATTGCGGGCCGCCAAGGCGACCGGCCTCGACGCCCGCGCCTCGCGCGATGCCGGAAGCTATCTCTGCAACTATCTGAGCTGGCGCGCGATCGAGGCTGTCAATGCCGACAGCGGCCCTCGCCTTGCCGCCTTCATCCACATCCCGCCACTGGCGCGCAGCGGCGCGGTGAGACGCAAGGGCTTTCCGCGCATCACGCTGGAGGAGTTGGTCGACGCCGGCGAAGCGATGCTGCTGGAGATGGTAAGGTTGGCACGGCAAGCGGTTTAA